In Cryptomeria japonica chromosome 1, Sugi_1.0, whole genome shotgun sequence, the sequence TTAAATGGGCACATTCCTAGCACCATGATGTTTGCCTTATGCCAGACGGGTAAGGTGGAGGAGGCCATCGAACTTCTGGAGGAGAAATGTGAAAGTGGCCTCTTCCCTAATTCTGATACTTTCAATATGATTGTCAATGGGTTCTTCGAGAAGGGCAAATTGTATGAGGCTGCCATGATTCTGGAGGGGATGTGCGCAACTGGTTTCTCCCCTAATATTGCGACTTTCAATACCATCGCCCATCATTTCTGCAAAGCCAAAGAGGCCGAAAAGGCAGCCCATTTGTTTGAAAGAATGGTGGAGAAGGGCTTCAAACCTAATGTTGTCACATATACTACTCTGATTTCAGGTTTGTGCAGGACAGGTCAAATGGGTTCTGCATTGCGTTTGTTGAAGCAGATGGCGTCAGACCATGATTTGACTGTTAGTAAAGAAACATATTCACGTCTTATAAGAATGTTTTTAAAGCAGGATGAGGTGAAGGGGGCCTTGGAAGTATTGAAGGAAATGAATTCAAATGGATGGGTTCTTAGAAACATACATTACAATGATTTGCTACATTGGTACTTTAAGCGTGGTAGGATGGAAATGGCCAGCAGGCTTCTGGAGGGGATGAGTGAAATTGGGTTGTGCCCGGATACTACGACTTTCAATATACTAATCAATGGTTTCTGCAGGAAGGGCTGGGTGTCGGAGGCCACCAGACTTCTGGAGGAGATGTCTAGATCTGGGTTCTGCCCTGATATTGTGACGATAAACACAATTATAAATGGATTCTGTATAACCAGAAAGGCAGGCAAGGCAGCAGATCTACTTGAGAAGATGGTGGAGGAGGGCTTCAAACCTAATGTTGTTACATATAATACTCTAATAGCAGGCCTGTGTAATATGGGAAAGTACAAAGAGGCAAGAAGGCTTCTGAATGAAATGATTGTGAGAAACTTTGTTCCAAGTGTAACTACTTATAATTATTTGATCCATGCAGAATTAGAGCAAGGGGGAATGGATAAAGCTATTGATCTTCTCAATGAGCTGCTTAGAAAGGGGATTAGGCCTAATGGTTGTACTCATAGGACCTTATTGCATTCACTCTGCAAAGGTTGCAGCCTCGATGATTCTATAAAGTTGATAGACAAGATGCTTGCAAAGGAATGCATTCCAATCAGCATCGCTTACGAGCTACTGAAGAAGAGGCTCTTTATGGAGGGTACAGTAAATCAAGAATACAAGGCTCGAAAGAAATTTAGGCCGGGGGAAGCTATGTTCTAATTATTCAAATATTACCGGCTAATTATTCAAATATTACCGGCGATGGAACATGCGAACTCATTACCTTCCTATACCTGGTTATAAGAAAGTGTCATTTCTTTGACCAATTCTGGCCTACAACAGACATCTGGCCAAACCAGGAAAGAACATAAAAAAATCAAGACTTATCGTCCACCATCCAGTAAGGATTTCAACACGTTTAGAAGAGTCCCGGTTT encodes:
- the LOC131036301 gene encoding pentatricopeptide repeat-containing protein At1g09900 codes for the protein MREKRLESTATTMPSAILHHHNPLLRSSPQPHISNNPKPYIRHSKLVKSLHSSSIFRLTTSMPSTTPNPKANPIATSDDLLSLLKGQKDSRKALQILQRATKQSADSLPPYAYELMIRRLGFGGHFWQMREVFRLMSPPTEEAFLGMINSYANHLLLDEALLVLKEMEVTDIPLTTKCYNFMFNLIVDLNKLNLLGPLYSQMTSAGVKPDVKTFNLLIKALCNDNKFDSALSLLKQMSSHHGLVPNDVTYTTLMNGLVKNYGIDEALENWKLWELNGHIPSTMMFALCQTGKVEEAIELLEEKCESGLFPNSDTFNMIVNGFFEKGKLYEAAMILEGMCATGFSPNIATFNTIAHHFCKAKEAEKAAHLFERMVEKGFKPNVVTYTTLISGLCRTGQMGSALRLLKQMASDHDLTVSKETYSRLIRMFLKQDEVKGALEVLKEMNSNGWVLRNIHYNDLLHWYFKRGRMEMASRLLEGMSEIGLCPDTTTFNILINGFCRKGWVSEATRLLEEMSRSGFCPDIVTINTIINGFCITRKAGKAADLLEKMVEEGFKPNVVTYNTLIAGLCNMGKYKEARRLLNEMIVRNFVPSVTTYNYLIHAELEQGGMDKAIDLLNELLRKGIRPNGCTHRTLLHSLCKGCSLDDSIKLIDKMLAKECIPISIAYELLKKRLFMEGTVNQEYKARKKFRPGEAMF